In a single window of the Raphanus sativus cultivar WK10039 chromosome 9, ASM80110v3, whole genome shotgun sequence genome:
- the LOC108831613 gene encoding uncharacterized protein LOC108831613, whose product MGCGGSRLGGVAAARADEGGVVPLPAGIRPLLRRRLDEMKKRSHANVFKGNNTLSKTEFLRHNSSEDGDEKEENVESLKLSSKVAPAPEHHVEEKKEVIYEKVSSIDEVKEEEEVVKKQDEKNDDAVNVKKEGNDGINHDEIIIAKKEGGDGVAQDGRINLDEVIIAKKKGYNGVDHDEGRMSNLDERMICPGSPSFRVYCIDVASDDDEEEKYGEVARKSMETESISIEPKEDESIVKKEKRERKGNRFGIALPRKYLANVTAQCYANAGCMGNNTHTRRVQEKSSQ is encoded by the exons ATGGGTTGTGGTGGTTCAAGGCTAGGAGGTGTGGCGGCGGCAAGAGCGGATGAGGGAGGCGTTGTGCCACTTCCGGCGGGAATACGTCCGCTTCTCCGGCGTAGATTAGACGAGATGAAGAAACGGAGCCATGCAAACGTCTTTAAAGGGAACAATACGCTATCCAAGACGGAGTTTCTAAGGCACAATTCCTCCGAGGACGGAGATGAGAAGGAGGAGAACGTCGAAAGCTTGAAGTTATCGTCTAAGGTGGCTCCTGCGCCTGAACATCACGTGGAAGAGAAAAAAGAGGTTATTTATGAGAAGGTTTCGTCCATAGATGAGGttaaagaggaggaagaggttGTGAAGAAAcaagatgagaaaaatgatGATGCCGTCAATGTTAAGAAAGAAGGAAATGATGGTATAAATCATGATGAGATCATCATTGCTAAGAAGGAAGGAGGTGATGGTGTTGCTCAAGATGGTCGTATAAATCTTGATGAGGTCATCATTGCTAAGAAGAAAGGATATAATGGTGTTGATCATGATGAAGGGAGGATGAGCAATTTAGATGAGAGGATGATATGTCCTGGATCTCCAAGCTTTCGGGTTTATTGTATCGATGTTGCTTCTGATGATGACGAAGAAG AAAAATATGGTGAAGTTGCGAGAAAGTCGATGGAAACCGAAAGCATCAGTATAGAGCCAAAAGAG GACGAAAGCATCGTGAAAAaggagaaaagagaaagaaaaggaaatagATTCGGAATAGCATTGCCAAGGAAGTATTTAGCTAATGTGACTGCACAGTGCTATGCCAATGCAGGATGCATGGGCAATAACACTCACACTCGACGTGTGCAAGAGAAATCGAGCCAGTGA